The following DNA comes from Candidatus Acidiferrales bacterium.
AAGGAAAGTGGGAATCATTCCTTGCTGAAGACCTGATCTTCACCAGCCTTGTCACCCCCATCAAACGGGTGACAGGGAAAGCTGCATACCTTGAATCGACGAGACGTTTTTTCTCCATGATAAGTTCCGTAGAAGTGAGAGACATCATCGTTGAAGCAGATAAGGCTTGTGCCTTGACTCGCTATGAATTGCAACCGCCTAAAGGGAGTAACTTCACCAGCGATGTAGCCGAGATTTTCAAGGTGAGAGATGACAAGATTGAT
Coding sequences within:
- a CDS encoding nuclear transport factor 2 family protein codes for the protein MSTRETILNYFKELEHKGKWESFLAEDLIFTSLVTPIKRVTGKAAYLESTRRFFSMISSVEVRDIIVEADKACALTRYELQPPKGSNFTSDVAEIFKVRDDKIDSLSIYFDNSPFPK